One genomic window of Aptenodytes patagonicus chromosome 3, bAptPat1.pri.cur, whole genome shotgun sequence includes the following:
- the PBK gene encoding lymphokine-activated killer T-cell-originated protein kinase has product MEAFKSQNNLAHREKPDGGPVSVTIPASPFMQKLGYGTGVSVYLMKRSPRGLSRSPWAVKKVDSKCNRSQQSIYQERLNEEAKILKNLQHPNIVGYRAFAEANDGSMCLAMEYGGEKSLSDLIDERCAEHLGPFPAATIFKVALSMARGLKYLHNDKKLLHGDIKSSNVVVKGDFEAVKICDVGMSLPLDENMTVSDPEMYYVGTEPWKPKEALQDDGVITDKADIFAFGLTLWEMMTLSVPHINLGDDPDDEDESFDEDCFDEEAYYAALGTRPALNMEELDLSYQRMIDLFSVCTSEDPKKRPSAACITEALEASLSQE; this is encoded by the exons ATGGAAGCCTTCAAGTCTCAAAACAACCTGGCCCACAGGGAGAAACCCG atgGGGGGCCGGTTTCCGTCACTATCCCAGCCTCTCCCTTCATGCAGAAGCTTGGATACGGCACTGGGGTCAGCGTCTACTTGATGAAAAG ATCTCCCAGAGGTTTGTCTCGCTCCCCTTGGGCTGTGAAGAAAGTTGATTCCAAATGCAACAGGAGCCAGCAAAGCATCTATCAGGAGAGACTGAACGAAGAGGCCAAGATCTTGAAAAACCTCCAGCACCCGAACATCGTGG GTTACCGTGCGTTTGCCGAGGCCAACGATGGAAGCATGTGTCTGGCCATGGAGTACGGAGGAGAAAAATCTCTCAGTGACTTAATTGACGAAAGATGTGCAGAACACTTGGGCCCTTTCCCTGCTGCCACGATTTTCAAAGTTGCCTTGAGCATGGCGAGGGGGCTGAAG TATCTTCACAACGATAAGAAGCTGCTCCACGGAGATATCAAGTCTTCAAACGTGGTCGTTAAAGGCGACTTTGAAGCCGTCAAGATCTGTGATGTGGGAATGTCCCTGCCCCTGGATGAGAACATGACCG TGAGCGACCCGGAGATGTACTACGTCGGCACCGAGCCCTGGAAGCCCAAGGAGGCTCTGCAGGATGACGGCGTGATCACCGACAAGGCCGACATCTTCGCTTTTGGGCTGACTCTCTGGGAAATGATGACCCTCTCCGTGCCCCACATCAACCTGGGCGATGACCCTGATGACGAAG ATGAGTCTTTTGATGAAGACTGCTTTGATGAGGAAGCGTATTATGCAGCACTGGGAACCCGCCCGGCCCTCAACATGGAGGAACTGGATCTGTCCTACCAGCGCATGATCGACCTCTTTTCTGTCTGCACCAGTGAGGACCCCAAGAAGCGTCCCTCAGCCGCGTGCATCACGGAAGCCTTGGAGGCAAGTCTGTCCCAGGAGTAA